Proteins encoded within one genomic window of Calditerrivibrio sp.:
- a CDS encoding cytochrome b/b6 domain-containing protein, with amino-acid sequence IVLFNIFILQILTGFALWAQANPDSLLYTLTGWIFSIASNQWVRFFHYLVMFLIGGFVINHLYSAVLFDFKTQSGEISSIFSGWKPQRD; translated from the coding sequence ATAGTCCTGTTCAATATTTTTATTCTTCAGATCTTAACCGGTTTTGCCCTCTGGGCTCAAGCTAATCCCGATAGTCTATTATATACCCTAACAGGTTGGATATTCTCAATAGCAAGTAATCAGTGGGTAAGATTTTTTCACTATTTAGTTATGTTTCTCATAGGTGGTTTTGTAATAAATCACTTGTATAGCGCTGTATTATTTGACTTCAAAACGCAGTCTGGTGAAATCAGTTCAATATTCTCTGGTTGGAAACCTCAAAGGGATTAA